GTAAAGAATGCGGTAATCCCTGACTCACGCAAGCACTTGAATACTAGCGGATAAGGGTTTTTGCCCGTTTTGATCAGTACAATAATAGGATTGGCAATCAAAGCGATGAATAGCATACAACCAACCAGTACCATCAAGATACGCGCATAACCTGCCAAAGCCGCAAAGCCTGTCTCAGCGACGGTGTTGGCGACCAAACCCAATATACCAAAAGGTGCTAGGGCAATGACCCACTTCACCACTTGGGAGATGGCGTCAGAAAAATCACCGACCACAGTGCGTGTGGTATCACTGGCTTGGCGCAGTGCGAAACCGATGATAATTGCCCACGCTAAAATACCAATATAGTTGGCTTCAGCGATGGCATTAACAGGATTGGCAACCAGGTTTAGTAGTAGATTGGTCAGTACTTCTTTGAGGTTGGCTGGTGGGACTTGCTCAATTGTGGCGTTGACCAATACCAGTTCTGTCGGGAATAAAAAGCTCGCGCCGACAGCTGTCAGTGCGGCTAAAAAAGTGCCAAACATATACATGATAAGCACAGGCTTGACGTAAACCTCATTACCGCTGCGATGTTGGCTAATGGCCGCCATGACCAACACAAATACCAGTATCGGTGCGACGGCTTTTAGTGCTCCTACAAATAAGGTACCCAATAATCCTAAGGCAATACCGATATCTGGTGCCAACCAACCTATCAATACGCCCGCTATCAAACCGATAATAATAAGTGGTACTAGACCAATGCGCTTATACATTGCAAAAAATGAATACATCCTTACCCCGACAATCTAATGAATAATGAAAGAGAACAAGCCATTTTATGTTTTTTGCTTTACTAGTCTCATACTCATATACAGGTAAGATTCGTAAAACAGAATAAAAATGGGTAAATTATAACCAAAAAAAGGGCAGTTAAGCCCTTTTTTTATTTTTATACCTATCAATTAAGGTGATTGGTTTGTTATGGTCGTTTTAAAGAGACCCAACATTAGCGTGCATATTTTGGATCAGCAGCGGCAGTAAACAAGACGTCTGTTGATGAGTTCAATGCGGTCTCTGCGGAGTCTTGCAGCACACTAATAATAAAGCCAATAGCCACCACTTGTAGAGCAATATCATCAGGAATATTGAATAAACTGGCCGCCAAAGGAATGAGTAGTAATGAGCCACCAGCGACGCCAGAGGTACCGCCAGCACTAATTGTAGCGACTATACTTAGCAGTAATGCTGAGCCAAAGGTCACTTCAATACCGAGTGTATTCGCGGCTGCAAGCGTTAAGACATTAATCGTAATCGCGGCACCTGCCATATTAATAGTAGCGCCTAATGGCAGGGTGACTGAATAAGTATTTTCATGTAACCCTAATTTGCTGGCAAGGTTCATATTGATAGGAATGTTAGCAGCAGAGCTACGGGTAAA
This region of Psychrobacter sp. JCM 18902 genomic DNA includes:
- the sstT gene encoding serine/threonine transporter SstT translates to MYSFFAMYKRIGLVPLIIIGLIAGVLIGWLAPDIGIALGLLGTLFVGALKAVAPILVFVLVMAAISQHRSGNEVYVKPVLIMYMFGTFLAALTAVGASFLFPTELVLVNATIEQVPPANLKEVLTNLLLNLVANPVNAIAEANYIGILAWAIIIGFALRQASDTTRTVVGDFSDAISQVVKWVIALAPFGILGLVANTVAETGFAALAGYARILMVLVGCMLFIALIANPIIVLIKTGKNPYPLVFKCLRESGITAFFTRSSAANIPVNMNLARKLGLHEDTYSVTIPLGATINMAGAAITINVLTLAAAHTLGIEVTFASALLLSLVATISACGASGVAGGSLLLIPLAASLFSIPNDIAMQVVAIGFIIGVIQDSAETALNSSTDVLFTAAADPKYAR